A window of the Bdellovibrio sp. ZAP7 genome harbors these coding sequences:
- a CDS encoding trypsin-like serine protease, producing MMFKVKTPNLFCHIRSSIIQGTFTIVALFSSSLSFAVINGGAANENRFNAVGALKIGDNRSVGCTATLIAPNWIVTADHCIHATDGGEEEGGNPLPPEGYEFRLGNDFKKPVSKIKIKRWVAGPEVDGQTLDIAFGELSSPAPVSDLHLSVVPAWSLKWDSTDMQSSYIHVGYGVNEAFSSRPSPLSDKRQQAMLTVTANEGNALLKLFGNSQNLGAYIEQFHPQSLEAEDLDSIIAHADLGSGYYVSAWDGRGRKNLSDIQMPSGGWQDTCFGDSGGPLLREINGQLVVVGVVSKGMDRICSPMGTKFTIFSPPVQFLMKQLGI from the coding sequence ATGATGTTTAAAGTTAAAACTCCAAACCTATTTTGTCACATTCGATCAAGTATTATTCAGGGCACATTTACTATTGTTGCATTATTCTCTTCAAGTTTGTCGTTTGCTGTAATCAATGGAGGCGCAGCAAATGAGAATCGTTTTAACGCTGTGGGTGCGCTTAAAATAGGCGATAACAGGAGCGTCGGGTGCACAGCGACCCTGATCGCACCGAACTGGATCGTAACGGCTGATCACTGTATTCACGCAACAGATGGTGGCGAAGAAGAAGGAGGTAATCCACTGCCTCCTGAAGGATACGAGTTCCGTCTAGGCAATGACTTTAAAAAACCTGTCTCTAAAATAAAAATCAAACGTTGGGTAGCTGGCCCTGAAGTTGACGGGCAAACTTTAGACATCGCCTTCGGTGAATTGTCCAGCCCGGCTCCTGTCAGTGATTTACATTTATCAGTCGTTCCTGCATGGTCTTTGAAATGGGATTCAACGGACATGCAAAGCTCTTATATCCACGTCGGATACGGCGTTAACGAGGCTTTTTCCTCTCGGCCATCACCGCTTTCGGATAAACGTCAGCAGGCAATGTTGACAGTGACCGCTAATGAAGGAAATGCACTTTTAAAACTCTTTGGTAATTCTCAAAATCTGGGTGCATATATTGAGCAGTTTCATCCACAATCTCTCGAAGCTGAAGATTTGGATTCGATTATTGCCCATGCTGATCTTGGTTCCGGCTATTATGTTTCCGCGTGGGACGGACGAGGTCGTAAGAACCTTTCAGATATCCAGATGCCATCTGGCGGTTGGCAGGACACTTGTTTTGGCGATTCGGGCGGCCCTCTTTTGCGCGAAATCAATGGACAACTAGTTGTGGTGGGGGTCGTGAGCAAGGGGATGGACCGTATATGTTCACCTATGGGCACCAAGTTTACGATCTTCAGTCCCCCAGTTCAATTTCTGATGAAACAATTGGGAATTTAA